CCACTGGCAGTCCACAAGTGCTACAGATATGCTCATAATTATAATCTACAAACCAATTCACTGAAGCATCTGGAACCAAGTCCACTTTCGCATTATTTAAGGTTGCGATACCATGTAAGGCAACACTGGAACCATCGGTTTGAACACCAACCTTAAAGAATCTGTCCATTTCATTTATAAATAGATCAATGGGGATTTTCTCGTCAGTATCGTTGCCACCTAAATCTACACCGATTAAAGAAACGAATTGAATTGAAGGATGAGCCTTTAACAACTCTGTCAGTGTTTCCTTATGGTGTGTCCAAGGAGGTAAGCAGTATAGCATTCGTTGATTTAAAAGCTCCTTAAGTGATTCTTTCATATATTTTCCCTCCCAAATGTTTCTCTAATTTTAATATTGAATATATAGTTTTTGATATTTAAATATTATATATGGTTTCTATAAATTTTTCTACCAAGAACGGATCAAACTGGGTGCCTTTATTTCGTCTTAGTTCTATAACGGCCTCATCCATGGTAAAGGGCTCTTTATATGCCCTTCTTGTAGTCATTGCATCGTAAGCATCTGCTATGGTCACAATCTTAACCAGTAAAGGAATTTCATCTCCTTTTAGTTGATCGGGATAACCCCCACCATCAAATCTTTCATGATGATTTCGTATGATTGGAAGAGATTCCTTTAAAAATTCAAGATTTTCAATAAAAGATGCCCCTTTTCTAGAATGCTCCTTAATAATATTATATTCTTCTTCATTCAAGGTAGATGCTTTTAGCAGCACCTCATCTGGAATACCCAACTTACCAATATCATGAAGAATACTGCCATGTCTTAAAATTTCCATTTCTTCTTGAGTCAAATTTAATTTACTTCCTAGACTCAAGGAATATTCCATTACCCGTTCACTATGACCCTTCGTATAGGTATCTTTAAATTCCATAGCTTGTACCAATGCCTTAATCGTATCAAAATATAGTTGCAGCATTTTCTCATTGGTCTCGTTAATTTCTCTAAAACTGGCAATGAGTTCTTCATTTAATGCCTGTAATTCTTCGTCTCTAAAGGAAATTTTTTCTATGGTCTTATTAAATTGAATCGCAATATTAGCCACTTCATCTTCACGCTCCACAGGAACCTGCAACATATAATCTCCATCCTCTGCTTTTATCATAGCATCGATTAAAGCACTAACCGGCTTAAATATATTCTTAATGGCAAAGTATGTGAGAATACATGCCAGTATTAATATCATAATAAATATTTGAAGGTTTTTATGAAAAAGTGCTGTAATGGGCTTATATAAATCACTTTCGCCAATAATCGAAACTGCAAAAAAATCAAGGCCGTCCAGCTGTTTGAAGAACGCATATCGCTGTTGTTCTCCGTCATGGTATCTTAAAAAACCACTTTTGCTCGTAAACTGATCAATTCCTACATGCTCATAGAAATTAGTGTACCCAATGGCATCATATTCCGAATTCAAAATGACATCTCCTGATGAATCGATCAAAATACCGAATCCATAGCCATCAATCCTTAAAGAATCCACAATATCCCCTATAAATTGCATGGGAATTGTACCAATGACAGCGCCTAAGATTTCCTCATTGTAGGAAATTGGCACTGCGATCACGATCTGATAGATATTGTTCGATTTGGAATACAACGGCTCTGATACGACGGTTTTCCCCTCAAAGGCTTCGTTTAAATAGGTTCGATGGGATAGATCACCTAATTGATCCCTGCCCGTAATATGATAGGTTTTATCCTTGTACACTAATCCAATCTTATCAAAAACACTATCTTCCAAAGCATCATAAAAATAATGAGAAGATTCTTTCCAGCTTAATTTCCCTGTATTTAATTTCTGCCCGATCCGCCATAATTGTCTTTTCCCATTTTGTATATCATATTCAATATTCTGCGTATGTCTTTCAATTTTAGAAAGATAGATTTTATGCTGGTAATCTATGGTAAACTGTAATATTGTTTTTTCTGTCATAACCCATAAAGATATAAAATAAAGTACTAATAAAACAATACTGATTAAAGGTAGCTTGTGTTTTAATTTCATTAAAATAACTCCTCACATAAATTTAGATGTCTTTTATTTAACAGTTATGGAAGGTTCCTTATTTGCTGCTCTAATCAATTCACACAGATCTATTCCAGCTCATTTCTAACACCGTTAAATCGTCACTTAGCTGTGATTGCTCCCGAACTAATTTGCTCAAGCCCATTGTTAATTGCCCATTAAATAGTCCTTCCTTCTTTACATAATTTACAATGCCATCGTGTCCCATTGCATTTCCAGAGCTGTCTTTTATCTCTGCAAGTCCATCGGTATAAATGATCAGATGGTCACCGGTACTTAAGGTGATTGTCTTCTCTTCATAGTCCTCACAGAATTCGAAGCCAACAGGAGTGCCGTATGCGTCCAGCTCCAGCATTTCTCCACTTTCTTTCAGAAGAAGAGGGATTGGATGCCCTCCACGTACATAGCTCATTACACCTGTTTTTATATTTAAAACCATATAGAATATTGTAAAATAATGTTCATATTTCCCAAAAGGGAATCTTTTATTTAAATATCGTACGACTTCTATAGGGGATACAATTTCATAGTAGGGTGGTGTACTTATTTTTTTCTTCAGAGGGGAATCTCTATCGATATCTAAGATTAGACTTTCAGATAGCGTAACTGCAAGCATAGCGGCTGCGAGCCCATGTCCCATTACATCGATCATATACAGCCCTAAATGATCTTTATCCAGCATAAAAACATCAAAAATATCGCCCCCGACCTTTCCTGAGGGTTGGTATATCCAGTTGAAAGAACAATTCGGTATACTGCCGAGAGACTTTGGAATAAGCGCTTCCTGAATTCTCGAGGCTAAATTTAAATTCCGATCCAATTCATTCTTTTGTTTTCGAATCATTTCTAGATTCTCAGCCAATGCCATCCTACACAAATATAGCTCTCTTTGTGATTCTACAAATTTCATCTGATTTTGAACCTTCAGATTCAGTTCTTCCTTCTCAAATGGTACATCTATATAGTCTTCAATTCCTAATGCCAAATATTTTTTTCTCGCTTCTATGCTTTGTTGATCCAAGATTGCAATGAGTGGAATTTTATTTGTCCGATCCTCTTTTTTTAACCTCTTACAGACTTCTATTTCAAACTCAGTATTTTGAGTACAATTGATCAAAATAACATGGGGTTTTTCTTTTCTGATGTCATCCATATATGTTGTCTTATCTAAGTTTTGAACAACTTCGTATCCACAATTTCTAAGAAATTCTTTTATATTTATAGCCAGCACTTCTTTAAAATTCAGTATAAAAACTTTGTAATTGTTCATATTTTCGCCCCCTTATCCTGAGATTAACTTAACCCAGTTCTTATATATCTCACTAAAAATCGTAGTTGTTTTTTCTTTTATAGCACATTAATACTTAGTTCTACACCTTTTGATAAATTCCTACTAAGTTTTAAAACTTTAGAAATTAATTTTAAAATTGTTACTTTAGACCTGTATCGAATTTAGGGCAATAAAAAAACATGATTCTTGGTTCAGAATCATGTTTTTTTGTATTATTTTGCTTCTAATGCTTTTTTAACAGCTTCTTTTACACCGTTGCTTGAACCTGTTGCACCAGATACGCCTTCTACTTCTACAGAATTTTCTTTAACAATTTTTTGTGCTACTTCTTCTGCAGCTTTGTCGCCAAGACCTTCTGTTTCAGCTTGCTCTAATACTTTTACATCTGTAATTTTTCCACCTTTTACTTCAACACTTACTTTAATATCTCCCTTATATCCTGCACCTACACCCTCATATGTACCATCTGTGTATCCAGCACTCTCTTTTCCTGGTGAGCCACAACCAATTACTGTAGCCATTGTTAATGCCGCAATTAAACCTAAAGCTATTTTCTTTTTCATTGAAATTCCTCCTAAATATAATAATTTTTTAACCTTTAAAGTAAATTCGTATTTATTAACTATTAATTAACAAATACTACTGTATATTCTATCCCTTTATATCAATAAAATCAATATTAGTATATCCATTATATGAACATATATTAAAAAAATACACCAAATACCATAGATTATGGTGTATTTTCTCTGTGTTTTTCTAACTTACTCTACTTTGCTTGACTTAATGCATTTTTAATCGCAGTAATTGCACCTGTACTAGAAACTGTTGCTCCAGATATGGTATCTAAATCACCGGTGTTCTTAGCTTTAGCATTCTCTGCGATTTTTTTCACCGCTACGTCACCAATGCCTTCCGTTTCATCCATTTTATTTATTGTAACATCTGAAATTTTTCCGCCAGAAATTGTAACCTTCATTTCGATATTACCGTAGAAGCCTTCAGCTTTACCTACGTATGAACCATCTTTAAAGCCATCTGCTGCTTTAGGCTCTTCTTTTTTAGGTTCTTCCTTCTTAGGCTCCTCTTTTTTAGGCTCTTCTTTCTTAGGTTCTTCTTTCTTAGGTTCTTCTTTCTTAGGCTCTTCCTTCTTAGGCTCTTCTTTCTTCTCTTCCTCTTTTACTTCTTCTTCCTTCTTCTCTTCTTCTTTTACTTCCTCTTCCTTCGGTGCCTCTGCTGGCTTTTCAGCAACCTTTGCTTCTTTTAAACCTAACGCAACTTCTACAGCTTCCATTGTTCCATTGCTGGAAACAGTAGCACCGGATTTAACTTCTACTTCTGTAGATTGTTTTTCTATAATCTTTGCAATAACTTCCTTAGCACCTTCGTCTCCGATTCCAGGTGTATCCTCAATTTCTAAAAGATCAATTGTTTTGATGTTACCATTTTCAACTTTAACACTTACTTTAATGTTGCCTTTGAAGCCTTCTCCAACACCTTCATATACACCGTCTGTAAATTTTCCAGTTGCTGCTTCCTTTGCTGGCTTAGAGCATCCAGCAAAAACTCCCATGGTTAAAGCAAACACTAAAGCTAAGGCGAATTTCTTTTTCATTTTTAAACCCCTCCTAAATATATCTTTTTTTTAACAATCTATAACATTGAATAATGATAAAGCTAAGCTTTTCTTCTCAACCTTATCATTATTCGTTGTTCTATGTATATGGTTCTTTTGTCCTGAATACTACATCATATTCATCACTATAAAAGAACTTGTTCTATTTTTCAATTCTTTCTAACGCTTTTTGTCCCAAGTTTACAATACCTTTTCTCCAGTTAGATGCACCTGTAATGGTATCAATTCCTTCTACAGATTTGTTTTCCATAAAGAAATCTAGCATTTCTTGACGAATATCTAGTTGGCTTCTTCCTTGAAGCACATCTGTCATTTTGTTTGCCCAGTTTGTAAGATAAGCTGGATTATGAGGCTTCGCTAAATCTGCTCCTGTTTGATATTCAACGTAATCTACATCTACGATTTTGCCATTTTCTTCAACTGCTAAAAGTTGTACGTAGTATGCACTAGCAGCTGTAGGTGCACCGTGGAACACATAGATTGTAGAATCTCCGGTTACTGCTATATCAGCTTTT
Above is a genomic segment from Alkaliphilus oremlandii OhILAs containing:
- a CDS encoding FMN-binding protein; translated protein: MKKKIALGLIAALTMATVIGCGSPGKESAGYTDGTYEGVGAGYKGDIKVSVEVKGGKITDVKVLEQAETEGLGDKAAEEVAQKIVKENSVEVEGVSGATGSSNGVKEAVKKALEAK
- a CDS encoding FMN-binding protein, producing MKKKFALALVFALTMGVFAGCSKPAKEAATGKFTDGVYEGVGEGFKGNIKVSVKVENGNIKTIDLLEIEDTPGIGDEGAKEVIAKIIEKQSTEVEVKSGATVSSNGTMEAVEVALGLKEAKVAEKPAEAPKEEEVKEEEKKEEEVKEEEKKEEPKKEEPKKEEPKKEEPKKEEPKKEEPKKEEPKKEEPKAADGFKDGSYVGKAEGFYGNIEMKVTISGGKISDVTINKMDETEGIGDVAVKKIAENAKAKNTGDLDTISGATVSSTGAITAIKNALSQAK
- a CDS encoding SpoIIE family protein phosphatase, whose product is MNNYKVFILNFKEVLAINIKEFLRNCGYEVVQNLDKTTYMDDIRKEKPHVILINCTQNTEFEIEVCKRLKKEDRTNKIPLIAILDQQSIEARKKYLALGIEDYIDVPFEKEELNLKVQNQMKFVESQRELYLCRMALAENLEMIRKQKNELDRNLNLASRIQEALIPKSLGSIPNCSFNWIYQPSGKVGGDIFDVFMLDKDHLGLYMIDVMGHGLAAAMLAVTLSESLILDIDRDSPLKKKISTPPYYEIVSPIEVVRYLNKRFPFGKYEHYFTIFYMVLNIKTGVMSYVRGGHPIPLLLKESGEMLELDAYGTPVGFEFCEDYEEKTITLSTGDHLIIYTDGLAEIKDSSGNAMGHDGIVNYVKKEGLFNGQLTMGLSKLVREQSQLSDDLTVLEMSWNRSV
- a CDS encoding HD domain-containing phosphohydrolase, with the protein product MKLKHKLPLISIVLLVLYFISLWVMTEKTILQFTIDYQHKIYLSKIERHTQNIEYDIQNGKRQLWRIGQKLNTGKLSWKESSHYFYDALEDSVFDKIGLVYKDKTYHITGRDQLGDLSHRTYLNEAFEGKTVVSEPLYSKSNNIYQIVIAVPISYNEEILGAVIGTIPMQFIGDIVDSLRIDGYGFGILIDSSGDVILNSEYDAIGYTNFYEHVGIDQFTSKSGFLRYHDGEQQRYAFFKQLDGLDFFAVSIIGESDLYKPITALFHKNLQIFIMILILACILTYFAIKNIFKPVSALIDAMIKAEDGDYMLQVPVEREDEVANIAIQFNKTIEKISFRDEELQALNEELIASFREINETNEKMLQLYFDTIKALVQAMEFKDTYTKGHSERVMEYSLSLGSKLNLTQEEMEILRHGSILHDIGKLGIPDEVLLKASTLNEEEYNIIKEHSRKGASFIENLEFLKESLPIIRNHHERFDGGGYPDQLKGDEIPLLVKIVTIADAYDAMTTRRAYKEPFTMDEAVIELRRNKGTQFDPFLVEKFIETIYNI